A single genomic interval of candidate division TA06 bacterium harbors:
- the pdxA gene encoding 4-hydroxythreonine-4-phosphate dehydrogenase PdxA codes for MKSFIAITMGDPAGIGPEIALKAAADREIIKHCRPVLVGSQDIWEQAAKAAGIKIAGLEIHDIYCKKFLPTPGKPSAQSGGIAARSIIAGALLALDNQVSALATAPISKLALRQAGYKQPGHTELLAEICGVKNFGMMFASGNIKVTLATIHQPYSQVPKTLTVAVIREKIELTQKALKNWWGIKNPRIGVLGLNPHAGEAGLFGSEEKRVILPAVRSFQRSGCAVSGPWSSELGFNLIRQGKLDALIAMYHDQGLLPLKVLGGAINITLGLPILRTSPDHGTALDIAWQNKADSGPMKKALLLAAVLGAKS; via the coding sequence ATGAAATCATTCATAGCCATAACCATGGGCGACCCGGCCGGGATCGGTCCGGAGATCGCCCTTAAGGCCGCAGCCGACCGGGAGATCATAAAGCACTGCCGCCCGGTGCTGGTCGGGTCCCAGGATATCTGGGAGCAGGCGGCCAAAGCCGCGGGCATCAAGATAGCCGGGCTGGAGATCCATGACATCTATTGCAAAAAATTTCTCCCGACTCCTGGAAAACCCTCAGCCCAGAGCGGGGGCATCGCGGCCCGCTCGATCATAGCCGGGGCACTTTTGGCCCTGGATAACCAAGTATCAGCCCTGGCCACCGCGCCCATCTCCAAGCTGGCCCTGCGTCAGGCCGGCTATAAACAGCCGGGGCATACCGAGCTTTTGGCGGAGATCTGCGGGGTCAAGAATTTCGGCATGATGTTCGCCTCGGGAAACATCAAGGTAACTCTGGCCACGATTCATCAACCCTATTCTCAGGTTCCCAAAACCCTGACTGTGGCTGTCATCAGGGAGAAGATAGAACTGACCCAAAAAGCCCTGAAAAACTGGTGGGGCATCAAGAACCCCAGAATCGGGGTGCTAGGGCTTAATCCTCATGCCGGGGAGGCCGGGCTGTTCGGCTCCGAGGAAAAAAGGGTGATCCTTCCGGCGGTGAGATCATTCCAGAGATCGGGCTGTGCGGTATCGGGGCCGTGGTCTTCCGAATTGGGCTTTAATCTCATCCGGCAGGGAAAATTAGACGCCCTGATCGCCATGTACCACGACCAGGGCCTGCTGCCGCTGAAGGTTTTGGGCGGCGCCATCAACATTACTTTGGGCCTACCAATACTAAGGACTTCGCCGGACCACGGCACGGCGTTGGACATCGCCTGGCAGAACAAGGCCGATAGCGGACCCATGAAGAAAGCCTTACTGCTGGCGGCAGTTCTGGGGGCGAAAAGCTAA
- a CDS encoding zinc ribbon domain-containing protein, which yields MPIYEYQCLGCKSKVSLLILNPSTYGLPKCPKCGSEKLERLMSRFRTLRSEESRMERLADPSSFSGVDENDPASVARWAKKMGRELGDEAGEGFDEMVDQTIEEDLHKSTDKEESFE from the coding sequence ATGCCCATTTACGAGTATCAGTGCCTGGGCTGCAAAAGTAAAGTCAGCCTGCTGATCCTAAATCCGTCCACCTATGGCCTCCCTAAATGCCCCAAATGCGGCAGCGAAAAGCTGGAGCGGCTGATGTCCCGGTTCCGGACCCTTCGTTCCGAGGAGTCAAGAATGGAGCGGCTGGCCGACCCTTCCTCCTTTTCCGGGGTGGACGAGAACGACCCGGCCTCGGTGGCCCGCTGGGCCAAGAAGATGGGCCGGGAGTTGGGCGACGAAGCGGGCGAGGGTTTTGACGAGATGGTGGATCAGACGATCGAGGAGGACTTGCATAAAAGCACGGACAAGGAAGAATCGTTTGAGTAG